One window of the Gavia stellata isolate bGavSte3 chromosome 9, bGavSte3.hap2, whole genome shotgun sequence genome contains the following:
- the ARHGAP19 gene encoding rho GTPase-activating protein 19 isoform X1 → MGRRSGRYEMAAGAPAPSGRRGGSDAICNFVICNDSSLHSQPIIFNPDFFVEKLRHEKPEVFTELVVSNITRLIDLPGAELAQLMGEEDPKLPGANSTASGFFRSLMSLKRKEKGVVFGSPLTEEGIAQVSQLIEYLHKNLRAEGLFRVPGNSIRQQILKDALNSGTDIDLDSGEFHSNDVATLLKMFLGELPEPLLTHKHFHAHLKIADLTLFDEKGNKTSTPDKERQIEALQLLFLILPAPNRSLLKLLLDLLYQTAKKQDKNKMSAHNLALMFAPHILWPRNVTANDLQENITKLNNGVTFMIKHSQKLFKAPAYIRECARLHYLGSRAHTSKDDLDLLTSPGSKELQPLKSQKRSRLDTCHQEETQQRTEEALKELFRHVHNMPDSAKKKKLIRQFNKHPTALTPGSDVPTSPAPRRTRSRSFSGLIKRKVLGTPVILERKSRDATPEPERVSKENIHLLQKCGSPAHMSQAKLKSLEGRKEESCRRMRAHLLSKDSSSL, encoded by the exons tGATGCCATCTGCAATTTTGTCATTTGCAATGACTCCTCCCTCCACAGCCAGCCGATCATCTTCAATCCTGACTTCTTTGTGGAAAAGCTGCGCCATGAAAAACCAGAGGTGTTCACAGAGCTTGTTGTCAGCAACATTACCAGGCTCATTGACTtgcctggggcagagctggcccagctgatgggagaggaggacccAAAGCTGCCTGGGGCAAACAGCACAGCCTCTGGATTTTTTCGTTCTCTGATGTCTCTGAAGCGTAAGG AGAAAGGGGTGGTGTTTGGCTCACCGCTGACAGAAGAAGGCATTGCACAGGTCTCCCAGCTAATCGAGTATCTGCACAAAA ACCTAAGAGCAGAAGGCTTGTTTCGGGTACCAGGCAACAGCATCAGGCAACAGATCCTAAAGGATGCTCTGAACAGTGGTACAGATATTGACCTGGACTCTGGGGAATTTCATTCCAACGATGTGGCCACCCTACTTAAGATGTTCCTGGGTGAATTACCAGAGCCGCTGCTGACACACAAGCACTTCCATGCCCACCTCAAAATCGCAG ACTTGACGCTGTTTGATGAGAAGGGGAATAAGACCAGCACTCCAGACAAAGAGCGCCAAATTGAagccctccagctgctgtttttgATCCTTCCCGCACCCAACCGCAGTCTACTCAAACTGCTGCTGGACTTGCTCTACCAGACCGCCAAGAAGCAGGACAAGAACAAGATGTCTGCCCACAATCTTGCCCTCATGTTTGCACCCCACATCCTATGGCCCAGAAAT GTGACAGCAAATGACCTTCAGGAGAATATCACAAAGCTAAACAATGGAGTGACCTTCATGATCAAACACTCTCAGAAACTCTTCAAG GCCCCAGCTTACATCCGGGAGTGTGCCAGGCTGCACTATCTGGGATCCAGAGCCCACACATCAAAG GATGACCTGGATTTGCTGACATCTCCTGGCTccaaggagctgcagcccctcaAGTCTCAGAAGCGAAGCCGGCTGGACACTTGCCATCAGGAGGAGACTCAGCAGCGCACAGAGGAGGCACTGAAGGAGCTCTTCCGCCACGTCCACAATATGCCTGACTCTGCAAAGAAGAAGAAGCTTATCCGGCAG TTTAATAAGCATCCTACAGCTCTCACTCCTGGCTCTGATGTACCCACATCCCCAGCACCACGACGCACCCGCTCGCGTTCCTTCAGCGGCCTCATTAAG CGGAAAGTTTTGGGAACCCCGGTTATCCTggagaggaagagcagggatGCCACACCGGAGCCTGAGCGAGTCAGCAAAGAGAATATCCACCTG TTACAGAAATGTGGATCTCCAGCTCACATGTCCCAAGCGAAGCTGAAATCTTTGGAGGGCAGGAAAGAG GAATCCTGTAGACGCATGCGAGCCCACCTGCTTTCCAAGGATTCGTCATCCCTCTGA
- the ARHGAP19 gene encoding rho GTPase-activating protein 19 isoform X2, whose translation MPLQKLSALIDAICNFVICNDSSLHSQPIIFNPDFFVEKLRHEKPEVFTELVVSNITRLIDLPGAELAQLMGEEDPKLPGANSTASGFFRSLMSLKRKEKGVVFGSPLTEEGIAQVSQLIEYLHKNLRAEGLFRVPGNSIRQQILKDALNSGTDIDLDSGEFHSNDVATLLKMFLGELPEPLLTHKHFHAHLKIADLTLFDEKGNKTSTPDKERQIEALQLLFLILPAPNRSLLKLLLDLLYQTAKKQDKNKMSAHNLALMFAPHILWPRNVTANDLQENITKLNNGVTFMIKHSQKLFKAPAYIRECARLHYLGSRAHTSKDDLDLLTSPGSKELQPLKSQKRSRLDTCHQEETQQRTEEALKELFRHVHNMPDSAKKKKLIRQFNKHPTALTPGSDVPTSPAPRRTRSRSFSGLIKRKVLGTPVILERKSRDATPEPERVSKENIHLLQKCGSPAHMSQAKLKSLEGRKEESCRRMRAHLLSKDSSSL comes from the exons tGATGCCATCTGCAATTTTGTCATTTGCAATGACTCCTCCCTCCACAGCCAGCCGATCATCTTCAATCCTGACTTCTTTGTGGAAAAGCTGCGCCATGAAAAACCAGAGGTGTTCACAGAGCTTGTTGTCAGCAACATTACCAGGCTCATTGACTtgcctggggcagagctggcccagctgatgggagaggaggacccAAAGCTGCCTGGGGCAAACAGCACAGCCTCTGGATTTTTTCGTTCTCTGATGTCTCTGAAGCGTAAGG AGAAAGGGGTGGTGTTTGGCTCACCGCTGACAGAAGAAGGCATTGCACAGGTCTCCCAGCTAATCGAGTATCTGCACAAAA ACCTAAGAGCAGAAGGCTTGTTTCGGGTACCAGGCAACAGCATCAGGCAACAGATCCTAAAGGATGCTCTGAACAGTGGTACAGATATTGACCTGGACTCTGGGGAATTTCATTCCAACGATGTGGCCACCCTACTTAAGATGTTCCTGGGTGAATTACCAGAGCCGCTGCTGACACACAAGCACTTCCATGCCCACCTCAAAATCGCAG ACTTGACGCTGTTTGATGAGAAGGGGAATAAGACCAGCACTCCAGACAAAGAGCGCCAAATTGAagccctccagctgctgtttttgATCCTTCCCGCACCCAACCGCAGTCTACTCAAACTGCTGCTGGACTTGCTCTACCAGACCGCCAAGAAGCAGGACAAGAACAAGATGTCTGCCCACAATCTTGCCCTCATGTTTGCACCCCACATCCTATGGCCCAGAAAT GTGACAGCAAATGACCTTCAGGAGAATATCACAAAGCTAAACAATGGAGTGACCTTCATGATCAAACACTCTCAGAAACTCTTCAAG GCCCCAGCTTACATCCGGGAGTGTGCCAGGCTGCACTATCTGGGATCCAGAGCCCACACATCAAAG GATGACCTGGATTTGCTGACATCTCCTGGCTccaaggagctgcagcccctcaAGTCTCAGAAGCGAAGCCGGCTGGACACTTGCCATCAGGAGGAGACTCAGCAGCGCACAGAGGAGGCACTGAAGGAGCTCTTCCGCCACGTCCACAATATGCCTGACTCTGCAAAGAAGAAGAAGCTTATCCGGCAG TTTAATAAGCATCCTACAGCTCTCACTCCTGGCTCTGATGTACCCACATCCCCAGCACCACGACGCACCCGCTCGCGTTCCTTCAGCGGCCTCATTAAG CGGAAAGTTTTGGGAACCCCGGTTATCCTggagaggaagagcagggatGCCACACCGGAGCCTGAGCGAGTCAGCAAAGAGAATATCCACCTG TTACAGAAATGTGGATCTCCAGCTCACATGTCCCAAGCGAAGCTGAAATCTTTGGAGGGCAGGAAAGAG GAATCCTGTAGACGCATGCGAGCCCACCTGCTTTCCAAGGATTCGTCATCCCTCTGA